tttccatACACTATTTTGTTTGTcaaaaagcacgcgaccatgcatgttccggctgttccaacgactgacaaaaaatctgctgactgtcggtaaggcgggacttatgaattttaaatatgaattatagcatttaaaaaataaaaaagtaaagggaatgtaaatataagcgttgagctgtttttgtatggtatttatgatcaaacgcacattatgttgtttgcctgcaaagctctggcattcaaatagatcataaataccatataaaaacagttcaatgcttaaatatatatcatcGCCCTAATGATCATTTGTGAAGTTTCATAAGGAATTATCAGGAATACAAGATGTTATACAAATATTAGAATACGACCTTTGACCCCTTGCCCTTTGCGTGACCAACAGTGAATAGATCTGAGAGTTTTACGCGCAACACCGTCTGGCCATGCTAAATATAGCTGTGAGGTTTCGTAAGGAAAGCTTTGAATATGCATATTCATCACTCATTGCTAAACCCCCTTAGTTGTgatcaaatttcaaattgagttaaatatttaaaacaggttttattttttatttttcctattTCCTTTTTTCTATCTTCATGCCAGTTCTTTCCTGTCTTTCTAAATGTTATCGGCCTGACCGATAGTAAGCCAGACACATGGCCTGATCTAATCTAAATGAATGCATATACCGAATTCTCTTACAACCAAGATGGCGCCGTCTTTCGCTCTGTTTGTGGTCCTGATATGTTCAGGTAACACAGATTTTGCTTGTATATTTCCCGATATCATTTATAATCTATAGGACTGTGATAATAGTTAATACCCCCGTTTTATTCCCATAAATCTGTAAATGATGAGAACTTTAAATTATGGGATAACAACTATTTCGATAATTTTTAGGCTGATGACAGGCAGTTATAATTTCACAAAGTCAGACATATTTACCTACTAATGTCGGTTACTGAAAACCTGGCGCCCCGTTTGCATTTTTCAAAATCTGTATGAATCACAGAATGAAAATTTTGGCTACAATGACAACAACTCTATACACTAACTACACATACTCATCCTAGTTACGAGAATCCTTCCTGCTTCTGATTTTGTCTCCAGTGTTTTGTTTGGCTCATGTTGATTACTCGTCTGATGCATACATTGATATGATAGATGTTGCGTGGGTCGCTGTATGACATGCAAAAATGACCAATAACTTCTGCTAAATGAATCATGAGCTTTGACCAATGAAAAAAGATATAATTACATATGACCAATGCCGAATGACCTTTTACCGAAGGCATATGACATATGACCAACAACTTTTACCTAATGACCTATAACAATTGGttcatgacctttgacccatgACATATGACCAATGGCATTGGAAAATGGCTTATGACCTTTGACCGAAGCAATATGACATATGGCCATTGACTTTTACCTAATAACCTATCACAAATTGTTCATGAACTTTGACCCATGACATATGACCAATGACTATTACCTAATGACTTGTAAAAAATGGTTCATGGCCTTTGACAAATGGCATATAACATGTGACCAATGactattataatttataaaaaatggTTCATGACCTTTAACCTATGGCATATGGCATATGACCAACGACTATTATCTAATAACCAATAACAAATGGCTCATTACCTTTGACCCATGACATTTGACATGTGACCAATGACAAGTTAGACAGTTTACCAATGACCTTTAGCTAATTACAGATGGCTaatgacctatgacctttgaCCAATGACAAATGACCTATAAACAATTATCAATGACCTCTGATCTGTATTACAGGAGTGGAGTTGGTATTGACATCTTGCCCAAGAGGATGGGTTGAATATCAAGACGAATGCCTGTTGTTTGTGACCAACACTACGATGGGATGGCATGAAGCTGAGGTATAACATTTACAGACACTGATAGTAAATTATTCTCTAGCATCGATGACGTTAAGAACCAAAACCACGTGGTTTTATATTCCTTATTTGGCGTTTAGTCACTTGAATATGTTATTAATTTAAATGAAGTACAATCCTTTGAGATCTCTCCGTGATAAAGCACTGCATGTCAAAtttacaatgtaatgtacatgtgtatcttttgtacaatcctgtGAGATTGCAGGTGGTAGACACCCTGGTGGATTTCTTTAGTCTCCGGGTTTATCGTAACTTGATTTTCACgttttaatttaattgaataGCGACTCGGTTTAAAATTTAAGTTCTTTtatgatattgaaaattatgaaatgtattgaattatgAGACTCTCCATTCAGATTTGGACATTTCTTTCCTTCATATAATTTGAGTAGATGTGATCGCCTTCTAgctatctacaagtatcctaccctcactgatgagtcctacaaggacgaaacTGATATAGGACGCAGTTTGATTCAGTCTGACTCTTCTTATCTACATGTAGTCCTAAAGTTGTTTAAAGAGTTGCTTTAAACCATGTGTGTCTTTTGTCTCATCCACAGAACGTCTGTAGGAACTATCCAAGTTACCTGGTAACGGACGATAATGAGGATAAACACGACTTCATCGAAATGTTCATCAACGTCTTCTCTCATAGtaaatatttctaatatttgATACTTTTAACGTCTTCTATCAAGGTAAATTATAAAGTATTTAATACAGGTAACGTCTTCTATGATGGTACATCTACAGAATGTCTAACACTTGTAACTTTTTCTATCATGGTAAATCTACAGAATATTTAACACTTGTAACTTTTTCTATCATGGTAAATCTGCAGAATATTTAACAATTGTACATTTTTCTATCATGGTAAATCTGCAGAATATTTAACACTTGTACATTTTTCTGTCATGGtaaatctataaaatatttaacacttGTAACTTTTTCTGTCATGGTAAATCTATCAAATATCTAATCCATGAAACGCCTTCAATATCTAATACTTCTTACGTCTTCTATTGTGGTAGATCAATCCTGTGAATACTCCTAACTTCTTCAATGGTATGTGTAGTAAAACAACAAAGACTATTTACGTAATAACGAAACTGTATTTCAAGCTCAAATCGAATAAAAAACGaaggcaaaatataaacatatatctgCATGGAGACTCCTATAAAAGCTACAAGGAGATTACGACCAGGTGTTCAGGAAGAGTAAACGTCTTCTGTTTTATCGACGACACTCGGcattcaaatctaggtcaaatctgaaTTAAGTCACACTCTGAAATGAaagttagggtggtgacaacagaaTCACTAGGCCGTATCAATTTCGTTTTTATATTGCGTTAGGAAATAGACTAATTCTTCATGAGAGCTACGGGAGAGTGAACGGAACCATAGGTATTTCTCAACAAGTAttgaacacgtctgacttcatttcacataaggaaatagaatattccAAATTACATCATGATATTGACCATAAAACTTCTATCTAATGGTCTTCATTAACCTGCATCTTAAGTCAGTGGTTGATATCTCTCACGAAAATTGCGGAATAAAAGCAGAGTAAATGCTATATCATACCATACCATattataccataccataccataccataccacaccataccataccataccataccatatcatatcatatcatatcatatcatgcCATACCATGCCACATGCCATCCCATGGACTCCCGTCCCGGCCCGgcccgtcccgtcccgtcccgtcccgtcccatACTTCTACATGTAAATTCTGATGAACTGTGTCTCTATCTCCAGACTGGCACTTACGACATTTCTGGAATGGCGTCAGTGACTTCGTCGTCGAGAACCAGTGGCGATGGGTGGAGACGGGTGTGTCTGTCGAGTCGACCACATTCTGGGATAAGGGACAGCCAAACGGGCTCGACGGCCAAAACTGTGTCGCTTTAACCATGAACTCGGCCAACAGTCTGGTCTGGAGGGACTACGATTGCACGCATAAATACCACTTCATATGCGAAATGAAGTAATGTGCCATTGTTTACCAGtaaaatattagatacatattGGTCCTACGGTGTTGATACATAAAACAACGCCTGCTTTCATTGATATTACGATATGAAAAGGAGTTTGAAAATTTCTTTTACATTTCCGCTTGTTATATTGAAAATCAACAGAAAATTATTATCGGTACAAAAAAATAACGAATTGGCGAAAATCCATCGTCAATATCTCCTCATTACGAtaatgacagtgaaaacaaaataatttaatatcttATTGTCTGTATTCACCTTAATTGTCGTTTCTCAGAGAACTGTTTTACGTGAATATCGTAGATCCTGTAACTTAAGGGATACAAGAACCAACAAGGCCaacattatgaaaatatattatgttGATCCATGTAATATGTTCACAAACCTTTTGTTTCCAAATTCATAAAAAACTATCGTccttatatttatttatattactttttttttttttaatatttttttaatttttaatttttttttgggtgggggtggggggggggggggggatgaaaCTTATCAACATCAACATTATTTCCTTGGAAAACAATGTGTTGTTGTGTGAAGTATTATGTCCCGATTAAAATGTTTTGTCCAAACGAAAGAACATATGTATATGCTGTTCAGGGGCCGCGATAgttcagtcggttagagcgccggccac
This genomic stretch from Pecten maximus chromosome 16, xPecMax1.1, whole genome shotgun sequence harbors:
- the LOC117344509 gene encoding C-type lectin domain family 4 member E-like translates to MHIPNSLTTKMAPSFALFVVLICSGVELVLTSCPRGWVEYQDECLLFVTNTTMGWHEAENVCRNYPSYLVTDDNEDKHDFIEMFINVFSHNWHLRHFWNGVSDFVVENQWRWVETGVSVESTTFWDKGQPNGLDGQNCVALTMNSANSLVWRDYDCTHKYHFICEMKATKDTIGVIG